The following coding sequences lie in one Myxococcus xanthus genomic window:
- a CDS encoding YqaA family protein: MPDPSVFATWGLPGLFLIAMLAGSVVPVPSEALLAALVYGGTAPVTAIGVATTGNVLGALSLYVLGRWVAGGGGGALGRWYARRREKEGPRMQRVEAWTRKWGAPALVMSWLPVVGDAFVIAGGMLGVRPLPFVFFVTLGKGLRYLAVALSAAAAL, translated from the coding sequence ATGCCCGACCCGTCCGTCTTCGCCACCTGGGGCCTCCCGGGGCTGTTCCTCATCGCGATGCTCGCGGGCTCCGTGGTGCCAGTGCCGTCGGAGGCGCTGCTGGCCGCGCTCGTCTACGGCGGGACGGCGCCCGTCACCGCCATCGGAGTGGCCACCACGGGCAACGTGCTGGGCGCGCTGTCGCTCTATGTGCTGGGCCGGTGGGTGGCGGGCGGTGGTGGTGGCGCCTTGGGGCGCTGGTACGCGCGGCGCCGTGAGAAGGAGGGGCCTCGCATGCAGCGCGTGGAGGCCTGGACACGGAAGTGGGGCGCGCCCGCGCTCGTCATGTCCTGGCTGCCCGTGGTGGGTGACGCCTTCGTCATCGCCGGCGGCATGCTGGGGGTTCGCCCGCTGCCCTTCGTCTTCTTCGTCACGCTCGGCAAGGGCCTTCGTTACCTCGCCGTCGCCCTGTCCGCCGCCGCCGCGCTGTAG
- a CDS encoding lamin tail domain-containing protein, translating into MRDDATPSSHVQSNWRRHAAALLLAVLAACGGEDSALESVGLDGAEVGQRQDALGEVRLRLVAANTSSGNGQDYDPGHGIRIFQGTDADVVMIQEFNYKSNSAADLRGFVDTAFGTQFHYYREGGAQIPNGIISRYPIIASGEWDDPYVSNRDFAWARIDVPGPKDLWAVSVHLLTTSSGSRNSEASSLVSRIKANIPAGDYLVIGGDLNTGSRNESAFGTLSQVVRTAGPHPADKNGNTNTNAGRNSPYDHVLVDNDLFAYQTPVVIGGSTFTNGLVVDTRVYSPLSDIAPALSGDSGASGMQHMAVIKDFIIPGDSSPGNNAAVTVTSPTGGESWAGGSVRNITWTSTSVTNVKLEYTLNGSTWSTLAASTAASAGSYAWTVPSSATTTARVRISDASNASVSNTSNAAFTITTAPAGGTGNVIINEVMVNEPGSNVAGEFVELVNTGTGAVDLSGWTVSDAASLRHTFPGGTSLAAGGVIVVFGGAAGIPAGTPNAVSASTGTLGLSNSGDTVTVKTAAGTVVESAVLSSGVSGTDGVSANRSPDLGATATFVLHTSLSSLQASPGRRVNGSAF; encoded by the coding sequence ATGCGTGACGACGCAACTCCTTCAAGCCATGTGCAGTCGAACTGGCGGCGACATGCCGCCGCGCTGTTGCTGGCGGTGCTCGCGGCGTGTGGTGGCGAGGACTCGGCGCTGGAGTCCGTGGGGCTCGACGGCGCGGAAGTCGGGCAGCGGCAGGACGCGCTGGGCGAGGTCCGACTTCGCCTGGTGGCGGCCAACACGTCCAGCGGCAACGGGCAGGACTACGACCCGGGCCACGGCATCCGCATCTTCCAGGGCACGGACGCTGACGTGGTGATGATTCAGGAGTTCAACTACAAGTCGAACTCCGCGGCGGACCTCCGCGGCTTCGTGGACACGGCGTTCGGCACGCAGTTCCACTACTACCGCGAGGGTGGGGCGCAGATTCCCAACGGCATCATCAGCCGCTACCCCATCATCGCCTCGGGCGAGTGGGATGACCCGTACGTCTCCAACCGCGACTTCGCCTGGGCGCGCATCGACGTGCCGGGCCCGAAGGACCTCTGGGCGGTGAGCGTGCACCTCCTCACCACGAGCAGCGGCAGCCGCAACTCGGAGGCCAGCAGTCTGGTCAGCCGCATCAAGGCCAACATCCCCGCGGGCGACTACCTCGTCATCGGCGGAGACTTGAACACCGGCAGCCGCAACGAGTCCGCTTTCGGCACGCTGTCCCAGGTGGTGCGCACGGCGGGCCCGCACCCGGCGGACAAGAATGGCAACACCAACACCAACGCGGGCCGCAACTCCCCGTATGACCACGTGCTGGTGGACAATGACTTGTTCGCGTACCAGACGCCCGTTGTCATCGGCGGCAGCACCTTCACCAACGGCCTGGTGGTGGATACGCGCGTCTACTCGCCGCTGAGCGACATCGCGCCCGCGCTGTCCGGTGACAGCGGGGCCTCCGGCATGCAGCACATGGCCGTCATCAAGGACTTCATCATCCCGGGCGACAGCTCGCCCGGCAACAATGCCGCCGTCACGGTGACGTCGCCCACCGGCGGTGAGAGCTGGGCGGGCGGGAGCGTGCGCAACATCACCTGGACGTCGACCAGCGTCACGAACGTGAAGCTGGAGTACACGCTCAATGGCAGCACCTGGAGCACCCTGGCCGCCAGCACGGCCGCCTCCGCGGGCAGCTACGCGTGGACGGTGCCGTCCAGCGCCACCACCACCGCGCGCGTCCGCATCAGCGACGCGTCCAACGCCAGCGTCAGCAACACCAGCAACGCGGCCTTCACCATCACCACGGCTCCGGCGGGGGGCACGGGCAATGTCATCATCAACGAGGTGATGGTCAACGAGCCGGGCTCGAACGTCGCGGGCGAGTTCGTGGAGTTGGTGAACACGGGCACCGGGGCGGTGGACCTGAGCGGGTGGACGGTGTCCGACGCGGCCAGCCTGCGTCACACCTTCCCCGGTGGCACCTCGCTGGCGGCGGGCGGCGTCATCGTGGTGTTCGGCGGCGCGGCGGGCATCCCGGCCGGCACGCCCAACGCGGTGTCCGCCTCCACGGGCACCCTGGGCCTGTCCAACAGCGGTGACACCGTCACCGTGAAGACGGCCGCCGGCACGGTGGTGGAGTCCGCGGTGCTGTCCTCCGGTGTGAGTGGAACGGATGGCGTGTCCGCCAACCGCAGCCCGGACCTGGGCGCCACGGCGACCTTCGTGTTGCACACCAGCCTGTCCAGCCTGCAGGCCTCGCCGGGCCGTCGCGTCAACGGCTCGGCGTTCTGA
- a CDS encoding serine/threonine-protein kinase produces the protein MHSTDDEDGVAYLGDAAPEPLLRVTPPPAIVKPPPRAGLPPVPPRTETPPDATFHPVTPPPALSLGETLRPVTPMSPHGTLLQGIVVPAASSVMRGLVPGQTVAQRYRVERWLGAGGSSTVYEAIDLHQDLRVALKVLAVPHADAAMVARFRQEVEHARALEHVNILRVFDVGVDGERHFLTVELLDGVDLRQRLLERRATLAEALRWLTHATVALEHAHGRGVLHRDVKPANLFITRTGVLKLMDFGLAKSTHVMGTTAQGAVLGTPEYMAPEQVTGSPAVSPATDLYALGVVAYELFTGQLPFRHPEPVPLMFLHVQERPVPPRTLRPGLPDPFERVVLRLLEKRPDDRYRTAAELRSALAKLWPHALNGDAPAPARAPTPPHARAPAPGGGTG, from the coding sequence GTGCACTCGACCGACGACGAAGACGGCGTGGCGTACCTTGGGGACGCCGCGCCGGAGCCACTTTTGCGGGTGACCCCGCCGCCGGCCATCGTGAAGCCGCCGCCCCGCGCCGGCCTCCCCCCTGTCCCGCCTCGGACGGAAACCCCTCCCGACGCGACGTTCCATCCGGTGACGCCACCTCCGGCCCTGTCGCTCGGGGAGACACTTCGCCCGGTGACCCCCATGTCGCCGCACGGCACGCTGCTCCAGGGCATTGTGGTGCCCGCGGCCTCCAGCGTCATGCGAGGCCTGGTGCCCGGCCAGACGGTGGCCCAGCGGTACCGCGTGGAGCGCTGGCTGGGCGCTGGGGGCAGCTCCACCGTGTACGAGGCCATCGACCTCCACCAGGACCTGCGCGTGGCCCTCAAGGTCCTCGCGGTGCCCCACGCGGATGCCGCGATGGTGGCGCGGTTCCGCCAGGAGGTAGAGCACGCCCGGGCGCTGGAGCACGTCAACATCCTGCGTGTCTTCGATGTGGGCGTGGACGGCGAGCGGCACTTCCTCACCGTGGAGTTGCTGGACGGCGTGGATTTGCGTCAGCGGTTGCTGGAGCGGCGCGCCACGTTGGCGGAGGCGCTGCGCTGGCTCACCCACGCGACGGTGGCGCTGGAGCACGCGCACGGCCGGGGCGTGCTCCACCGCGACGTGAAGCCCGCCAACCTCTTCATCACCCGTACCGGCGTGCTCAAGCTGATGGACTTCGGACTCGCCAAGAGCACGCACGTCATGGGGACGACGGCCCAGGGCGCGGTGCTCGGCACGCCGGAGTACATGGCTCCCGAGCAGGTGACGGGAAGTCCCGCGGTGTCACCCGCCACGGATTTGTACGCGCTCGGCGTGGTGGCCTACGAGCTGTTCACCGGACAGCTTCCGTTCCGCCACCCGGAGCCCGTGCCGCTGATGTTCCTGCACGTCCAGGAGCGCCCCGTGCCGCCGCGCACGTTGCGGCCGGGACTGCCGGATCCCTTCGAGCGCGTCGTGCTGCGGCTGCTGGAGAAACGCCCCGATGACCGCTACCGGACCGCGGCCGAGCTCCGCTCCGCGCTGGCGAAGCTGTGGCCCCATGCGCTGAACGGAGATGCCCCGGCGCCGGCACGGGCACCGACGCCGCCCCACGCGCGCGCACCGGCCCCGGGAGGCGGCACGGGCTGA
- a CDS encoding AI-2E family transporter has product MATEQTARRVFTGLIILSIILLALVVRPFAKAFFLAAVLAGTFYGLYSRLSRKLRGHNNLAAGVIVSGVILALLLPLGGLTAFVVTEVSDGVKFVSDTVQREGMEGLIGKLPSPVRGPVERLLERIPLEQAQLDETLQQQVSTQGGTAARAVTGAVAATGSIAFQTVMMLIALFFLLTEGARLVRWVESVSPLRRGQTGEILREFRSVSVAVLVSSVATAGVQAAAALVGFLIARVPAALFFAGVAFFMALIPAVGAAIVVLVAAALMFFSGHPWAALFLAIWGTVVVGLVDNIVKPLLARRGMHQHAAIVFFALLGGLAAFGTVGLLLGPLIVAFFLALLRIYERDYGRPTPRPGDPATPGGPGGGEGLIIRPSVLSAETRERVPLSPTPPENH; this is encoded by the coding sequence ATGGCAACCGAGCAGACCGCCCGGCGGGTGTTCACTGGCCTCATCATCCTCTCCATCATCCTGCTGGCCCTGGTTGTCCGCCCGTTCGCCAAGGCCTTCTTCCTGGCGGCGGTGCTCGCGGGAACCTTCTACGGCCTCTACTCGCGGCTGAGCCGGAAGCTCCGCGGACACAACAACCTGGCGGCGGGGGTCATCGTCTCGGGAGTCATCCTGGCCCTGCTCCTCCCCCTGGGAGGTCTCACGGCCTTCGTCGTCACCGAGGTGTCGGACGGCGTGAAGTTCGTCTCCGACACGGTGCAGCGGGAAGGGATGGAAGGACTGATTGGCAAGCTTCCCAGCCCCGTGCGAGGCCCGGTAGAGAGGCTGCTGGAGCGCATCCCCCTGGAGCAGGCCCAGCTCGACGAGACGCTACAACAGCAGGTGAGCACCCAGGGCGGCACAGCGGCGCGGGCCGTCACCGGGGCGGTGGCGGCGACGGGCTCCATCGCGTTCCAGACGGTGATGATGCTCATCGCCCTCTTCTTCCTGCTGACGGAGGGCGCGCGGCTGGTGAGGTGGGTGGAGAGCGTCTCGCCACTTCGGCGCGGCCAGACGGGGGAAATCCTGCGGGAGTTCCGCAGTGTCTCCGTGGCGGTGCTCGTCTCGTCGGTGGCCACCGCGGGCGTGCAGGCGGCGGCGGCGCTCGTCGGTTTCCTCATCGCCCGCGTCCCCGCGGCGCTGTTCTTCGCGGGCGTGGCGTTCTTCATGGCGCTCATCCCCGCCGTGGGCGCCGCCATCGTGGTGCTGGTCGCCGCGGCGCTGATGTTCTTCAGCGGCCACCCGTGGGCGGCGCTGTTCCTCGCCATCTGGGGCACGGTGGTGGTGGGGCTGGTGGACAACATCGTGAAGCCGCTGCTGGCCAGGCGCGGCATGCACCAGCACGCGGCCATCGTCTTCTTCGCGCTGCTCGGAGGCCTGGCCGCGTTTGGCACGGTGGGCCTGCTGTTGGGGCCCCTCATCGTGGCCTTCTTCCTGGCCCTGCTGCGCATCTACGAGCGCGACTACGGCCGGCCCACGCCGCGCCCCGGGGACCCGGCCACGCCCGGAGGCCCGGGCGGCGGCGAAGGCCTCATCATCCGCCCCTCCGTGCTGTCGGCGGAGACGCGCGAGCGCGTGCCCCTGTCACCCACGCCGCCGGAGAACCACTGA